A genome region from Nicotiana tabacum cultivar K326 chromosome 13, ASM71507v2, whole genome shotgun sequence includes the following:
- the LOC142168041 gene encoding putative mitochondrial protein AtMg00860, which translates to MIQHKLLSKRSKCVFGVPSVEYLGNFISAQDVSTDPKMIDAVQRWSTPTTVKQLKGFLGLDDCYRKFIKGYGLISKPLTELLRKDNFHWIVSADQAFAELKKALTSSPVLALPNYSLPFIVETDARGTCIGVVLIQPNHPIAFISKGIVPRHVALSVYERELLALVFAVTK; encoded by the coding sequence ATGATCCAACACAAGTTATTATCCAAGAGGTCCAAGTGTGTGTTTGGTGTTCCGAGTGTTGAatacttggggaattttatttctgCTCAAGATGTGTCCACTGATCCTAAAATGATAGATGCAGTGCAACGGTGGTCTACTCCAACTACTGTCAAACAACTGAAAGGCTTCCTAGGATTAGATGACTGTTACAGGAAATTTATTAAGGGCTATGGACTCATTAGCAAACCCTTGACTGAGTTGCTAAGGAAAGATAACTTTCACTGGATTGTTTCTGCTGATCAAGCATTTGCTGAGCTCAAGAAGGCACTTACTTCTTCCCCGGTATTAGCCTTGCCAAACTATTCCTTGCCCTTTATAGTAGAAACTGATGCACGTGGCACTTGTATTGGTGTTGTCTTAATACAACCTAATCACCCTATAGCTTTCATTAGCAAAGGTATTGTACCTAGACATGTTGCTCTTTCTGTCTATGAAAGAGAACTCTTAGCTTTGGTGTTTGCTGTCACCAAGTAG